AGAGCTTGCGCACCCAGCCGCGGAAGGGGATGGCGTCCGACGCCAGGTCGGCGGCCGCGCCCAGGGCGGTCTCGCGGCTGCGATCGAAGGGATCCTGGTCCTGCACCGCGATGCGGTCGATATCGGGGCCCAGCGCCTCGTCCAGCGGACGGACGAGGGCGATCAGCTGTTGGCAGCGGTAGCCCTTGGGCGGGCGCTCGTACGGGTCGGCCATGGCCTGCAGCAGCACCGGCGGGATCTTGGTGCGCAGCAGGTTCAGGTCCCGCAGGGGCGCGGTGGCGGCGCCTTCGACGCTCTCGCGCTTGACCTCGTCCGAGGTCTTCACCTGGGCGAAGGCGGCCGACGTTGCGAAGGCGGCGGAAACGGCGATCAGGACGACGGCGCGCATGGGATCAACATACCGCGACTTGCGGCGCAGGTAAGGCGGAGGAGGCCGGGCAGGCGGTGAGGGCTTCGCGGGTGGTAGGCCGGCTGGGATTCGAACCCAGGACCATTCGATTAAAAGTCGAATGCTCTACCACTGAGCTACCGGCCCGCACGCGGGGCCGCGAAGCGGCGCGGACCATAGGCGCCGCACCTTGCCGGCGCAAGCGCCCATGGCCTGGATTCGCCGCGCCCATACACTAGATTCAGAGCCGCTGCGGCGGGCTACGACGGCCGACCGGCGCGCCCATCACGGGCCCCAGCAAGGACGGTGGGTCAAAGCATTCCGCAAGGGCGCTTTCCCGCCGCAGCACCGCCTCCAAGCCTAGCGGATCACCCAGTCGGAGGCCCCCAGGCTCCAGGGGGAGACGCCGGGCAGGTGCAGGAAATAGCTGCCCCAGGGATCGCCCGAGCCCCAGCCGTCTGCGTCGTACAGCACCTTGCTCCCGCCCGCGCCGTCGTCGATCACCCGCAGGCGGCCGTCGGCGACCGGATCCGAGCCCCAGTAGCCGCTCCCCTCGAACAGGCCGCGCAGGTCGAGGACGTCGCCGTCCCGGAAGTCCGTCACCTGGATCGGCGCCCAGGGCAGGTCGGCGAAGGCGAAGCGGTCGGCGCCGTCGCCGCCCGTCAGCACGTCGTGACCGCGGCTGGCGTTCAGGGTGTCCGCGCCGGAACCGCCGGTGAGGCGGTCGCCGGGGAAGCCGGAGGTCAGCACCATGCCCGCGGCCGGTCCGCCGCCGGGCGGCGGGGCGCCGGGGCCTGGCCCTGGACCAGGGCCAGGACCGGGCGGGTGCGCGGTTCCCCCGGTCAGGGTCTCGGGGGTCAGGCCGACGGTGGAGACGCCGCGCAGGTGCGCCACATAGTCGGGCCAGGCGCCGCCCGGTCCGTCCGGGTCCACGCAGACCTTGGTCCCGCCCATGCCGTCGTCCATCAGCACGACGCGCTCGGCGGCCGGTGCGCCGTTCAGAAGGCCGCTCAGGTCCAGCCGGTCGACCCCGACCTGGAAGTCGTGGATCTCGGTCGGCGACCAGGGCGTCCGGTGGAAGGCGAACACGTCGCCGCCGCCGCCGCCGGTCATCTGCTCGCCGCCGTTGCCGGCGGTCAGCGTGTCGGCGCCCGCGCCGCCGGTCATCACGGCCCCGAAGCCGTCGGACGTCAGCGCCATGCCGGCGCCCCCGTTATCGCCCGGCGGCGGCGAAGGAGGCGGCGGCGGAGGCGGCGGCGCCGGGGCGGGCGCCTCGGCTCCCGGCAGCGCCCAGGCCTTCACGTAGTCGACCTTCAGCTCGGCCGGCCAGGGCGTCGTCCCGTCGGGCGAGCCCGGCCAGTTCCCACCGACCGCCAGGTTGACGATCATGTGCATGGGCTTGTCCATGTCGGCCGGAGTGGCCGTCCGCCAGATCTCGGTCCCGTCGACGTAGAAGACGATCTCCTGCGGGCTCCAGAGCGCGCCGTAGGTGTGGAAGCCGTCGCCGGGGGTGTAGTTCTGCAGGCCGGCGGCGGGAACGGCGTTCGAGTGGATCGCCGTGTACGGCACGTTGGTGTCCGACCCCAGGCCCTCGAGGACGTCGATCTCGTTGTTGTTCTCGCCCAGCAGCCAGAACGCCGGCCACAGCCCCTGGCCCTCAGGCAGCTCGGCCCGCATCTCGAAGTAGCCGTAGGTCTGGGTGTAGTGGGAATCCAGCATCCCCGAGGTGTACTCGTAGCCCCACATGTTCTGGGCCTGCCAGCCGGACGGCTGGGCGGTGATGGTCAGCATGCCCCCGCCCACGCTGTAGGGATTGAGCCCGAGCGGCGCGCCCGTCGTGCCCTTGAAGTCCGGCGCGACATAGACCTGCAGCTCGCCGTTGCGGGGCAGGGTGAAGCTGTTCAGCCCGTCGCCGGCGTAGCCGAAATTGGTCTTCCAGACCGAGCCCAGCTGCAGGCTGTCGAACTCGTCCACGAATGTCGGCGCGCCGAGGCGGCCGTAGTCCAACGGAAGCTGGAAGTCGCGGGCGGCGAACTGGCCGATGCTGGCGTTGCGGAAGACGACCTGCGTCCCGCCGTCGTTCAGCACGACGTCCGACCCCTGCTGGCTCATGGCGGCCTTCACCTGGTCGAAGCTGGTGAGGTTCCCGCCGACGAGGCGCACCTTGTCGGACCAGGACTGGAAGTCCTGGATCACCTTGTTCCCCTCGCCCTGCCTGACGATGAAGGTGTCGGCGCCCCCGCCGCCGATCAGCACGTCCTCGCCCCGGCCGCCGTAGATGAACTGATCGCCGTCCAGCCCCTGGACGATGTTCGCCTGGTCGTTGCCGGCCGCGTAGCTGCCGCCGCCGAAGACGACGAGGTTCTCCACGTTGTCCGGCAGGGTGAAGGACGACCAGATCTTCACCGTGTCGACGCCGCCGCCCGCCCATTCGGTGACCACGTCGCGGCTGTCGCGCACCCAGTAGAAGTCGTCTCCGCCGCCGCCGGCCAGGGTGTCGTGGCCGCCGCCGCCCTCGAACTCGTCGGGGCCGTCCGATCCGTAGATCGTCTCGCTCGCCCAGGAGCCTTTGACGTAGCGCACGCCAGCCTGGTTCGTCTCGGGCAGCAGGGCGCCCGAGGAGTTTCGATAGCCCATCGAGGAACTCCGATCGTTTTCAGCAGCTTTTGGATGGGTCAGCCGGCGGCCTGACGACCGCGCGGCGCGTCCCCGCGACAAAATGCGCCTTAGTAGACGCTTCCGGCCGCGGCAATCCGATACTGTTGTGAAGCTTTCAGGTTATTGTCGATAAGTCGACGGGGCTGCGGCGGCCGGTCGCAGCCGTCGAGTAAAGCCACATTTTGGACGTGGATGCATGGGTATAGTGCCGCTACGGCGGCGCTTGTTTACTTTCATCGACCTGTTGCGATGCCGCCGAGCCCCGTCACGATTCGCCTTTGATGGACTCGCTCGCCCTGCACGTGACAGGCGCCGGCCGCGCCGCTACAGGGAAGGGGGGGCTCGCGGGGAATCGAGCTTGGGTCGACTGATCTATGCCGTCGCCGCTGCGGCGGCCCTGTGCGTCCAGGGACTGGGCGCGGAAGCCCGGGCCGAGCCGCGTGCGCGCGTCGAGGGCGAGCTCGGCGACGACCTGCGTGATGCGATCCAGCGCGCGATCGGCGACATCGACGATCCCATCGAGACCCGCTTCGAGGCCCGCCGCCGCGCCCGCGCCGCGGCCGAGGACGCCATCGCCGTTCTGCGGTCCGAAGGCTACTACGCCTATTCCGTCGAACCGGACGTCAGCGAGAGCGATCCGCCGGTCCCGCTGGTCCGCATCCAGCCGGGGCCGCGTTTCACGCTGGGCGAAGCGGCCATCGACTGGCAGGGCGAGGCGCCTGACGAGCCCAGCCAGGCCGCGGCCCGGGACGCCGTTGACCTGGAGCCGGGCGCCCCCGGTCGGGCGGCCGAGGTCGTGGCCGCGGAGGGCCGGATCGTCGCCACCCTCCAGGGCCGCGGCTACGCCGACGCCTCGCCCCGGCCGCGCGAGGTGATCGTCGACCACGCCGACGACAGCCTGACCCCCACCTATCGGATCGCCGCCGGGCGGCTGGTCCGCCTCAACGGGGTCGAGCTGCGCACCGACGGCCGGACCCGGCCCGCCTGGGTGGACGGGCTAGCGCCCTGGACCCCGGGCGAGCGCTACAGCCCGGACAGCGTGGGGGAGCTGGAGCGGCGGCTGCTGGACACCGGCGTCTACGATTCCGTCACCGTCGCGCTGGCGCCGGCCGAGCGGGAGACCGCCGAAGGCCTGCGGCCGGTGGTGGTGAGCCTCGCCGAACGCAAGCGGCGGTCGATCGAGGCGGGGGCGAGCTATTCCACCACGGACGGCGCGGGCGTCGACGTCCGCTGGACCCGCTACAACGTGCTTGGCCGCGCCGACACCCTGGCGGTTCTGGGCCGCCTGTCCGAGCAGGACAGCCGGGTCGGCGTGGACCTGACGCTGCCCCACTGGCGGCGGGCGCAGCAGACGCTGGTGCTGGGCGCGGCCGCCTACGACGTCTCGACCGACGCCTATGACGAGACCGGCTTCGGCGTGCGGACCGACGTCACCCGCAGATACGGCAAGACGTCGTATCTCACCGTCGGCGGGACTCTGGACGCCAGCCGCACCAAGGATCGCCGTCCCGAGGACCTCTCCAGCCTCGGCCGCGACATCGTTACGGCGTCCGTTCTCGGCGAAGTGCTGCTGGACCGCTCGAACGATCCCCTCGATCCGCGCCGCGGCTGGCGGGTGGCCGCCCGGGCCGAGCCCACCGTCCTGCTGGGCGAGGAGAACCTGCCGTACGTGCGCGTGCAGGTGCAGGGAACGGGCTATCTGCCGCTGGACGACCAGGCGCGCACGGTGCTGGCGGGACGGCTGCGGGTCGGGCGGATCCTGAACGGAAGCATCCCCGAGGTGCCGGCCTCCCGCCGCTTCTTCGCCGGCGGCGGCGGCTCGGTGCGCGGCTTCCCCTACCAGGCCGTGGGTCCCAGGCTCGCCGACAACACGCCGAAGGGCGGGCTCTCGCTGTTCGAGGCCTCGGCCGAGGTGCGCCGCGACCTGACCGAGCGTTGGGGCGTGGCGCTATTCGTCGACGCCGGCTCGGTCGGCTCCAGCGGGGCCGTGGACCTGGGCGACCTGGCGGTCGGGGCAGGCTTCGGCGTGCGATACAACCTCGGCTTCGCGCCGATCCGGGTGGACATCGCCACGCCCGTCTCCAACCGGCGGGGCGAGGCGGCCTTCCAGATCTACCTCAGCATTGGGCAGAGCTTTTGAGCGAGCCCGAAGACACCCCGCCGGTCCCGGCCGCGCTGAAGCGCTCGGCGCTTCCGAAGACGATCGTCGCGATCGCCGTCGTCGTGCTGGTCGTGCTGGCGGGCCTGTTCGCGGCGACTCGCTGGGGCGTGCTGACGCCCCAGGCCCGGCTGATGATCGAGGCCCGCACCGACGGACTGAAGCTTGGCCGGTTCGGCGAGCTGACCCTCGAGGGCCTGTCGGGCGACGTATGGCGCGACTTCCGGGTCCGGCGGCTCACCATCCGGGACGAAGAGGGCGTCTGGCTGGAGGCGAGAAACCTTCACATCCAATGGCGTTATCTCGAACTCCTGAGGCGACGTTTCGACGCCGACCTGGTGGAGGCCGAGCAGCTTCGGCTGATCCGCCGCCCCACCCTGGGGCCCAAGGGCAAAGACCGCGGACTGCCCGTCTCGTTCCACATCGACCGCCTTCGCACGCAGGTCGTCCTCGAGCCGGAATTCAGCTTCCGCCGCGGGGTCTACGACCTCGACGGCCGGCTGGCGCTGGAGCGTCGAGGCGGGCGCAGCGGGCGGATCACGGCGCTCAGCCGGCTCCATCCGGGCGACCGCCTGCACGTGGACTTCGCCTTCGGGCCGATGCGGCCGCTGCGGCTGACGGCGGATGCGGTGGAGGCGCAGGGAGGAGCCCTGGCGGGCGCCCTCGGTCTGGCCGCCGACCAGCCGTTCGAGCTGACGGTGCGCGCTTCCGGCCAGGCCTCGGAGGGCCAGTTCCTGGCGCTGGCGCGGTCCGGCGAGCTGGTCCCGTTGCGCGCCCGCGGAGCCTGGAACCCGGCGGGCGGCCAGGCCGGCGGGCGCATCCTGCTCTCGGCCTCGACGCTCACGAGGCCGTACATGGCGCGCCTCGGCCCGGAGGTGCGGTTCGGGATCGCGGGCCGGCAGGCCGAGACGGACCTGCACGCGCTCGCCGCCAGAGTCTATGCCGAGAACCTCGCGCTCAGGCTCGACGGGCGCGGCAACCTGGGCGAGCGGCGTCTTGGACCGCGCGGCGTGGCCGTGGAGGCGCAGGTCCCGTCGCTGAAGCGGCTGGCGGGCGGCCCGCAGGCCGGCGCGGCGCGGGTGTCGGGCCGGCTCACCGGCGCGGGCGCGGAATGGCGCTTCGCCGGGGCGGGTGCGGTCCAGGATCTGCAGCTCGCCGGCTACGGTCTCGCCCGCGTGTCGGGGCCGATCGAGATCGTCCGCACGCGCCGGGAGATCGGCGTGGAGGCGCAGCTTTCGGGAGCCGGCGGCCGCGGGGACGGCTTCCTGGCCGCGGTGCTGGGCGGCGCGCCGAGCGTAGCGCTCGACGGGGCCCGGCTCGCCGATGGTCGCCTCCTGCTGCGCGGGCTGGACGTCGCCGGCCGGGGCCTGGAGGTGGAGGCCAGCGGCGGCCGCAGCCTGCTCGGCGCCCTGACGTTCAAGGGCCGCGCCGAGGTCTCGAACCTCGCCGCCTGGCGTCAGGGCGCGGCCGGCGGAGCGGGCATGACCTGGTCGGCCTCGCAGGCCCGCACCGGCGCGCCCTGCACCTTCACAATCGACGCCCGGGGCCGCCGCCTCGCCACCGGAATGGAGGAGCTGGACCGTCTGCTCGGGGCCCAGCCCAGGCTGCAGGCGCAGGCGAACTGGCAGGCCGGCGCGCTGTCGGTCGCGCGGGCGAGTCTCGACGGCGCCGCGCTCGACGCCCGCGCCGCCGGCGCCATGCGGCGGGACCGCACCCTGGCCTTCAAGGCCGACTGGAACGCCGCCGGCCCCTTCCGCGCCGGACCCGTGGAGATCACCGGCCGGGCGCGCGGCGAGGGAGCGCTGACCGGCACGGTGGGCGAGCCGCGGCTCGACCTGCTGGCCGACATCGAGGCCGTCGACGTGCCGCGCCTACCGCTCAAGGACGCCCGGGTGACGCTCAGCTTCGTGCGCCGGCCGAGCGGCTCCAGCGGCGCCGTGGCCGTGGCCGCCGAGAGCGCCTATGGCCCGGCGCGGGCGCGGTCGGACTTCCGCTTCCCCGAGGGTGGCGTGGATCTCACCGACCTGTCCGTGGACGCCGGCGGCCTGACCGCCTCGGGCTCGCTGTCGCTGCGCCGCCGCAGCCCCTCGGCCGCCGACCTGTCGCTGGACGTCGTGCGCGGCGCCTTCCTGGACGCCGGCCGGGTATCGGGCGCGGTGCGGATCGTGGATGCGGGCGCGCCCCGGGCCACGCTGGACCTGCGTGCCCAGAACGCGCGGCCGGCCGGCTCGGCGCTGACCATCCGCAACGGACGGATCACGGCGGATGGCCCTCTGGAGCGACTGCCGTACACGGCGCTGGTCGAGGGCGCGTCGCGCCGCGGCGCCTGGCGGATCGACGGCCGCGGCGTGCTGGCGGACACGGGGCCTGGCTACACCCTGACTTACCAGGGCGCGGGCCGCCTCGGCCGCCGTGACATCAGCACGGTCGAGCCGGCGGTCTTCCGCTTCGGCGGGGGCGAGCGGGCGGCGCGCCTGCGGCTGGCGGGCTCGGACGGCGGCCGGATCGACGTCGACGCCGTCCTGGGCGAAACGGCGGTGGACGTCGACGCGCGGGTCGCCGGGGTGACCCTCGGCATGTTCGATCCCGACCTCGCCGGACGCATCGACGGCACGCTTACGCTGGCCGGCCGCGGCTCCGAGCTGACGGGCGGGTTCGAGGCCCGGCTGGCTGACGCGCGCGGGCGCGGCGCCCCGGCCGACCAGGGCATGGACGGCGTGGTCCGTGGCCGGCTGGCCGGTGACGCCCTGCGGCTGGAGGCCGAGACCCGCAACGAGCAGGGCCTGCGGGCCGACGCCGATCTGATGCTCCCCGCCGTGGCGACCGCTGCGCCCTTCCGCGTCGCCATCGCGCGCCAGCAGCCGATGCGCGGCCGGTTCTTCGCCGAGGGCGAGGTGCGGCCGCTGTGGGACCTGCTGTTCGGCGGCGAGCGGGCGCTCGCGGGCTACGTCCGCACCGAGGGGACGCTGGGGGGCACGCTGGCCGATCCCAACGCCGTCGGCCGCTTCTCCGTGGAACGCGGCCGTTTCGACGACGGCGGCACGGGCCTGTCGCTGCGCGACGTGACCTTGCAGGCCGATTTCACCCGCAACGCGGTCAACGTCACCCAGGCGAGCGGCGTGGACGGGCAGGGGGGCTCGGTGTCGGGCCAGGGCCGGATCAGCCTGCTGCGCGACGGCGTCTCCAGCTTCCGGCTGGACCTGCGGAGCTTCCAGCTCATCGACAACGAGATCGCCACGGCGGAGGCGAGCGGCCGGGCCACCATCGCCCGCGCCGCTGACGGAAAGGTCCGGCTCTCGGGCGATCTCACGATCGACGAGGCCGAAGTGGCCGCCGACCTGCCGACCCCTTCCGGCGTCGTGGCCATGGACGTGAAGGAGATCAACCGGCCGCCCGAGCTGGACGCGGGCGTTCCGCCGCCCGCGACGCGCGGTTCGGGCTGGCTGCTCGACGTGAACCTGAAGGCGCCTCGACGCGTGTTCCTGCGCGGTCGCGGCCTGGACGTGGAGCTGTCTCTGGACGCGCACGTGGGCGGCACCACGACCCGCCCCGACCTGTCGGGCGTCGCCCGTGTGGTCCGCGGCGACTACGAGTTCGCGGGCAAGCGGTTCGAGTTCGACGACGACAGCGTCGTCTACCTCGCCACCCAGCCGCAGAACATCCGCCTGCAGCTCGACGCCGTCCGGGACGATCCGACCCTGCGGGTGACCGTGCGGATCCGCGGCACGGCGGCCCGGCCGGAAGTCACCCTGGCGTCCTCGCCCAGCCTGCCGAACGACGAGATCCTGTCCCAGGTGCTGTTCGGACGTTCGGCCGCCCAGCTCTCGCCGGTGGAGGCGGCCCAGCTCGCCTCGGCGCTCTCCTCGCTCACCGGCGGCGGGGGCCTGGACGTGATCGGCAACCTTCGGGCCTTCGCCGGCCTCGACCGGCTGGCGTTCGGCGGCGGCGACGAGTACGGCGTCACCGTCTCGGGGGGCAAGTATCTGACCGACGACGTCTATCTGGAGCTCACCGGCGGCGGGCGAGAGGGCGGGGCGGTCCAGGTCGAGTGGCGGGTGCGCCGCAACCTGGCGATCATCTCGCGGGTGACGGGCCTGGGCGAGAACCGCCTCGCGGTCCGCTGGCGCAGGGACTACTAGGCCGCCGTGCGCCCGCCGGCCTTGGCGTAGGCCTGGGTGCCGCGGGTGAAGACCCGATCCGTCGGGAGGACCGCCTCGATCGGCACGTCGCTGGCCGCGGCCAGGCGCGCATAGATGGGGGCGAAGTCCTGCAGCGTGGCGTCCAGCAGGCTCTGCAACGAGGGGATCACGAAATAGACCTGCTGGAAGTCGTCGATCCGGTAGGGCGTGCACATCACGCGCTCCAGATCGAAGCCCAGCCGGTTGGGGGAGGGATCGTCCAGGGCGAAGATCGACTCGGCGCGGCTGGACACGATCCCGGCGCCGTAGATCCGCAGGCCCTGCGGCGTCTCCAGCAGGCCGAACTCCACGGTGTACCAGTAGAGGCGGGCCAGGTTGTGCAGCCGCCCAAGGCCAAGGGCGCGGCGTCCGCCCTCGCCGTAAGCCTGCATGTAGTCGGCGAAGACCGGATCGGTCAGCATCGGCACATGGCCGAACACGTCGTGGAAGATGTCCGGCTCCTGCAGGTAGTCCAGCTCCTCCGGCTTGCGGATGAACTGGCCCGCGGGGAAGCGGCGGTTGGCGAGGTGGTCGAAGAAGACGTCGTCCGGCACCAGACCCGGCACCGCCACGACGGTCCAGCCGGTCAGGCGCCTCAGCTCCTCGTTGATGCGGGCGAAGTCGGGAATCCCGGCGCGGTGCAGGTCCAGCGCCTCCAGCCCCTTCAGGAACGGATCGGCTGCGCGTCCGGGCAGGAGGGCCGCCTGCCGCTCGTAGAGGGTGATCCAGACGTCGTGGTCGGCCCGCGAATAGGCGTCCCAGTTCTGGTCAATGGTCCAGTCGGGCCGCGCGCCGGGGGGCGGGCCCTCGAAATGGCCGTCTCCGCTCATGCTCGGGAGAATGGACCCGTGTTCGCGGAAGTTCCGTTCTGAATGGGCCCGCAATCGGCTAGTTGCAGGTGAAACTTTTCCCGACCGGCGCCGCTGCGAAGAGGTTATTTCTCCGGCGCCCGTCGCCGCTTAGTGGCTGATCCGCGGGCGCAGCTTGTACTGGCCCTCGCCGAAGGATTCGAAGAGCAGCGTGGCCTGCGGATGGCCCACGGGCTGGCCGCTCTCGTCTGGGACCAGGTTCTGCTCCGAGACATAGGCCACGTAGGCGCTGTCGTCGTTCTCGGCCAGCAGGTGGTAGAACGGCTGGTCCTTGTGCGGCCGGATGTGTTCCGGGATCGAGAGCCAGTATTCTTCGGTGTTGTTGAAGGTCGGGTCCACGTCGAAGATCACGCCGCGGAAAGGATAGACGCGGTGGCGGACGACCTGGCCGATCGTGAATTTGGCGAGTCGCGTGCCCATGAACTCGAATCTAGACCCCATCTGCTGACTGGAAGGTGAACGTAGCGCCGTCGCGCGGCCGTTCAAAGGCTGCGCTTCCGACGCCGTCAAGCGCTTGCTACAGTCGCCGCGAAATGAGGCGGCTCCCCTGGGTCGGCCTGCGAAGGACGGAAGCAGTCCATGAATGAGGCGCCGCGCGCGCCGGGCGCCCGCGACGGGCGCGACCGGATGAGGTCTGCCGGTGAGCCGCCCTGCTATGCGGCCCTGGACCTCGGCACCAACAACTGCCGCCTGCTGATCGCCACGCCCTCGCCGACGGGCTTCCGGGTGGTCGAGGCCTATTCGCGGATCGTTCGGCTCGGGGAGGGCCTGACCCAGAGCGGACGACTGTCCGAGGCGGCCATGGAGCGGGCCCTGGCCGCCCTGAAGGTCAGCGCCGAGAAGGTGCGCCGGCGGCGCGTCGTCCGTTTCCGGGCCATCGCCACCCAGGCCTGCCGGATCGCCGAGAACGGTCCCGCCTTCGTCGAGCAGGTGGCGAACGAGACGGGCGTGCGGCTCCAGATCATCCCGCCGCAGGAGGAGGCCCGCCTGTCGGTCACCGGCTGCCTGAACCTGCTGGACCGGGCGATGGAGGCGGCCCTGGTCGTGGACGTGGGCGGCGGCTCCACCGAGCTCTCCTGGGTGGACCTGAAGGAGGCTCCTCCCGAGGGCATGCCGCCGATCCGGGCGTGGCTCTCGGTGCCGATCGGCGTGGTCACGCTGGCCGAGCGCTTCCCCGAGGGCGAGGCGGCCACCGAGGGCTGGTTCCGCGCCATGGTCGAGACGGTGAAGACCGAGATCGCCGCCTTCCGCCGCGCCGATCCGCTGAAGCCGGTGTTCGAGGCCGACCGGGCGCACCTCGTCGGCACTTCGGGGGCCATCACCAGCCTGGCGGGCATGCACCTCGAACTCCCCCGCTACGACCGCAGCCGCGTGGACGGCATCTGGATGAGCCGGGACGAGTGCGACGCGGCCGCCGGACGCCTCCTGGCGCTGAACGCCCGCGAGCGCGCCGACCAGCCGTGCATCGGCCCCGACCGCGCCGACCTGGTGCTGGCCGGCGCCGCGATCCTGCAGGCCGTGCAGGAACTGTGGCCGTGTTCGCGAGTCCGCGTGGCCGACCGCGGCCTGCGGGAAGGCATCCTCCTCTCCCTGATGTCCGAACGCGGGGGCCGCCGCCGCCGCAGGCGCCGCCGCGGCGGCCGGAGCCCGTCATGACCGAACCGCCCCGCAAGCGCATGGTGAAGCCGCCGACCGGCGGGCAGGAGGGCGGCCGCGGCAAGCCCGCGCGCCTGAAGACCGCCAAGCAGCGCACCCCGTCACAGCAGGCCTGGCTCGAGCGCCAGGTGAACGATCCTTTCGCCGCCAAGGCGCGAGCGCTGGGCTACCGCAGCCGGGCGGCCTTCAAGATCAGCGAGATCGACGACCGCTTCCACCTGTTCCGAAAGGGCGTGCGGGTTGTCGACCTGGGTCTCGCCCCCGGCGGCTGGACCCAGGTGGCCATCCAGCGGGGCGTCACCGACATCGTGGGCGTCGACCTGCTGCCGGTCGAGCCCCTGCCGCCGGCGCACATCCTGCAGATGGACTTCACCGACCCGGCCTGCGGTCCCAAGCTGATCGAGCTGCTGGGCGGTCCCCCGGACGTGGTGATATCGGACATGGCGCCCAACACCATCGGCCATCGCGAGACCGACCACCTTCGCATCGTCGGCCTCATCGAGGCGGCGATCGACTTCGCGGTCGAAGTGCTGAAGCCGGGCGGGACGTTCGTGGCCAAGGCCTTCCAGGGCGGCGGCACCGACCAGATCATCGCGGGGCTGAAGACCCGCTTCAAGGACGTCCGCAACATCAAGCCGAAGGCCAGCCGGCAGGACAGCTCCGAGGTCTTCCTGGTCGCGACGGGGTTCAAGGGGCGGGCGGCTCCGGCGTCCTAGCGCCTTCCGCCACCAGCCAGTCGCGGAACTTCGAAAGGGCCCGGCTTTCCGCCCCCGGCGTCGTCAGCATCGCGAAAGCGCTGGCCGAGCGGTGGAAGCCCGCCGGCGCGACGAGCCGACCCCTCCGCACCTCGTCCACGCACAGCGGCCACGACAGCACCGCCGCGCCCAGGCCGGCCAGCGCCGCGTCCATTGCGAAGTGGACGTGGGCGAAGGGCCGCTCGTTGACCAGCGGCAGCTCCAGCCCGGCGAGCTCGGCGAAGATCGGCCACGCCTCGGGGTGGGTGACGGCGGCCAGCCGCGGCGCGGCCAGCACGTCGTTCCCGTGCCGGGCGGCGCACTCCGGCGACATCACCGCGCCCAGGGCGTTGCGGATGAAGGGCGTGCAGTTGGGATCCGAGAGGCGGGCGAGGGGCACGATCCTTACCACGGCGTGGGCGCCGCGCTGGGAGGTGGCGTGCGGCGCCAGCTCCGACAGGTGCAGGCGGATGTCAGGGTGCCGGGCCTGGAAGCCGGCCAGGCGGGGGATCAGCCATTTCACCGACAGGCTGGCGTTGACCGCCACATGCAGGTCCTCCCCGCCCTGACGCGTCCGCCGCACCGCCGCGTCGATCCGGTCGAACGCCTCGGTGAGAGAGGGGGCCAGATCCCGGCCCGCGGGCGTCAGGGCCAGGCGATGCTTCGGCCCCGAGATGAGCCGCACGCCCAGGCTCGCCTCCAGCGCCTTCACCTGGCGGCTGACGGCCGACGGCGTCACGTGCAGTTCCTCGGCCGCCAGCGTCACCTTGCCGGTGCGCGCCACAGCCTCGAAGGCCCGAAGCGCGTTCAGGGATGCCGGCGGGCCGCTTTTGAGTTTTTCGAACATACTGGAGCCAATAAGTCGT
The Phenylobacterium zucineum HLK1 genome window above contains:
- a CDS encoding family 16 glycosylhydrolase, which produces MGYRNSSGALLPETNQAGVRYVKGSWASETIYGSDGPDEFEGGGGHDTLAGGGGDDFYWVRDSRDVVTEWAGGGVDTVKIWSSFTLPDNVENLVVFGGGSYAAGNDQANIVQGLDGDQFIYGGRGEDVLIGGGGADTFIVRQGEGNKVIQDFQSWSDKVRLVGGNLTSFDQVKAAMSQQGSDVVLNDGGTQVVFRNASIGQFAARDFQLPLDYGRLGAPTFVDEFDSLQLGSVWKTNFGYAGDGLNSFTLPRNGELQVYVAPDFKGTTGAPLGLNPYSVGGGMLTITAQPSGWQAQNMWGYEYTSGMLDSHYTQTYGYFEMRAELPEGQGLWPAFWLLGENNNEIDVLEGLGSDTNVPYTAIHSNAVPAAGLQNYTPGDGFHTYGALWSPQEIVFYVDGTEIWRTATPADMDKPMHMIVNLAVGGNWPGSPDGTTPWPAELKVDYVKAWALPGAEAPAPAPPPPPPPPSPPPGDNGGAGMALTSDGFGAVMTGGAGADTLTAGNGGEQMTGGGGGDVFAFHRTPWSPTEIHDFQVGVDRLDLSGLLNGAPAAERVVLMDDGMGGTKVCVDPDGPGGAWPDYVAHLRGVSTVGLTPETLTGGTAHPPGPGPGPGPGPGAPPPGGGPAAGMVLTSGFPGDRLTGGSGADTLNASRGHDVLTGGDGADRFAFADLPWAPIQVTDFRDGDVLDLRGLFEGSGYWGSDPVADGRLRVIDDGAGGSKVLYDADGWGSGDPWGSYFLHLPGVSPWSLGASDWVIR
- a CDS encoding autotransporter assembly complex protein TamA — translated: MGRLIYAVAAAAALCVQGLGAEARAEPRARVEGELGDDLRDAIQRAIGDIDDPIETRFEARRRARAAAEDAIAVLRSEGYYAYSVEPDVSESDPPVPLVRIQPGPRFTLGEAAIDWQGEAPDEPSQAAARDAVDLEPGAPGRAAEVVAAEGRIVATLQGRGYADASPRPREVIVDHADDSLTPTYRIAAGRLVRLNGVELRTDGRTRPAWVDGLAPWTPGERYSPDSVGELERRLLDTGVYDSVTVALAPAERETAEGLRPVVVSLAERKRRSIEAGASYSTTDGAGVDVRWTRYNVLGRADTLAVLGRLSEQDSRVGVDLTLPHWRRAQQTLVLGAAAYDVSTDAYDETGFGVRTDVTRRYGKTSYLTVGGTLDASRTKDRRPEDLSSLGRDIVTASVLGEVLLDRSNDPLDPRRGWRVAARAEPTVLLGEENLPYVRVQVQGTGYLPLDDQARTVLAGRLRVGRILNGSIPEVPASRRFFAGGGGSVRGFPYQAVGPRLADNTPKGGLSLFEASAEVRRDLTERWGVALFVDAGSVGSSGAVDLGDLAVGAGFGVRYNLGFAPIRVDIATPVSNRRGEAAFQIYLSIGQSF